GCCGTCCAGGCGATCGGCGCCGCCGCTCTCACACCAGCAGCCTTGGCGCTGCTGCTGGCCCTCTACCCCGAGGGGCCCCGCCGCAACCGGGCGCTCGGAGTGTGGGGCGGCCTCGGAGGGATCGGCGCGACCGCCGGGTTGCTGCTCGGAGGACTCGTCACCGACCGCCTCGGCTGGTCGTGGATCTTCCTCATCAACATCCCCGTGTGCCTGCTGGTCGTCCTTCTCACTCCCCGCTGGCTCCCGGAGTCCAAGAAGCTCGGGCACCGCCGCCTCGATTTGGTGGGTGGCGCGCTGGTGTCGGCCGCGCTGATGCTGCTGGTGCTCGGGCTCCTCGCCGTCCCCGTCTCGGGATGGGCACCGCGGGTCTGGCTCCCGCTGACCTTCTCGGCAGCGATCGCCGCAGCCGTCGTGGTCGTCGAACGCCGTAGCACCGACCCGATCCTTCCGGCCCGGCTCTTCCAGTCACGCGCACTCGTCGTCGGCAACATCGTGGTCGTCGCCAGCGGCATCTGCGTCGACGGCCTCTTGACGCTGACGACCGTGTACGCCCAGCAGGTCCTCGGACTGACCTCGCTCGCATTCGGCCTGATCCTCGCGGCGATGACACTCAGCTCGGTGCTGGCCGTCGCCTACGGTCAGCGGATGGTGACACGACACGGCCTCCGAAGCGTCGCGCCCGTCGGTCTCGCCATGCTGGCGATCGCCTGCGCGTCGTTCACCGCTCTCCCTGCCGACGACGCCGGCGTGCCCCTGCTCATCGGCGGCCTGCTGGTGTTCGGCGTCGGCATGGGTGCAGCATTCGTCGCTGGACAGATCGGAGCCGTCAGCGACATCGACCCCGACGATGCCGGTGCCGCCTCCGGGCTGGAGGAGACCTCCTTCATGATCGGCTCGACCCTCGGCGTCGTCATCGTCACGGCCGTGGCTGCAACCGTGGCTGGTACGACCGGGGCGGACAGCCCGCCACAGATCGAGGGACTGCGCGCCGCATTCGCGACGCTGGCCGTGATCGCCGC
Above is a genomic segment from Mumia sp. Pv4-285 containing:
- a CDS encoding MFS transporter, encoding MRPATPVGAAPALGLLCAAFFMVVLDSTSIFTALPLIGADLAMTPTALAWVVAVYGVVVAGFLLPFGRMADILGRRRVFLAAVAVFGLGSLGCGLATSGAVLIAARAVQAIGAAALTPAALALLLALYPEGPRRNRALGVWGGLGGIGATAGLLLGGLVTDRLGWSWIFLINIPVCLLVVLLTPRWLPESKKLGHRRLDLVGGALVSAALMLLVLGLLAVPVSGWAPRVWLPLTFSAAIAAAVVVVERRSTDPILPARLFQSRALVVGNIVVVASGICVDGLLTLTTVYAQQVLGLTSLAFGLILAAMTLSSVLAVAYGQRMVTRHGLRSVAPVGLAMLAIACASFTALPADDAGVPLLIGGLLVFGVGMGAAFVAGQIGAVSDIDPDDAGAASGLEETSFMIGSTLGVVIVTAVAATVAGTTGADSPPQIEGLRAAFATLAVIAAAGAVAASVAFPKTTSAV